In a single window of the Micromonospora inositola genome:
- a CDS encoding aldo/keto reductase, translating into MQQRPLGRSGLAVSRLALGSMTWGRDTDADDAAAQLKSYLDAGGNLVDTADVYADGDAESVIGSLLGSLVPREDLLIATKAGLRPGSGRRRDGSRGHLLRTLDASLRRLGTDHVDLWQVHGYDPDTPLEETLSALDHAVSSGKARYVGVSNFSGWQTARAAAWQAAWPGRAPVVAAQVEYSLLERGVEREVLPACEAMGLGVLPWSPLGRGVLTGKYRHGRPADSRAASPHFERFVATYLEPRCSSIVEAVATAAGGLGVSPLEVALAWIRDRPGVTAPILGARTVGQLLGALQVERMTLPEEIVTALDDVAAVPVGYPERDG; encoded by the coding sequence ATGCAACAGCGACCGCTCGGCCGAAGCGGGCTGGCGGTTTCGCGGCTCGCGCTCGGCAGCATGACCTGGGGACGGGACACCGACGCGGACGACGCGGCCGCCCAGCTGAAGAGCTACCTCGACGCGGGCGGCAACCTCGTCGACACCGCCGACGTGTACGCCGACGGCGACGCCGAGTCGGTGATCGGCTCCCTGCTGGGCAGCCTGGTGCCCCGCGAGGACCTGCTCATCGCCACCAAGGCGGGGCTGCGGCCGGGCAGCGGCCGCCGCCGGGACGGCTCGCGCGGGCACCTGCTGCGCACCCTGGACGCGTCGCTGCGCCGGCTCGGCACCGACCACGTCGACCTCTGGCAGGTCCACGGGTACGACCCGGACACCCCGCTGGAGGAGACCCTCTCCGCCCTGGACCACGCCGTGTCCAGCGGGAAGGCCCGGTACGTGGGGGTGTCGAACTTCTCCGGCTGGCAGACCGCGCGGGCCGCCGCCTGGCAGGCCGCCTGGCCGGGCCGGGCGCCGGTGGTGGCCGCCCAGGTGGAGTATTCGCTGCTGGAGCGGGGCGTGGAGCGGGAGGTGCTGCCGGCCTGCGAGGCGATGGGGCTGGGCGTGCTGCCGTGGTCGCCGCTGGGCCGTGGGGTGCTCACCGGCAAGTACCGGCACGGCCGGCCGGCGGACTCCCGCGCCGCCTCACCGCACTTCGAGCGGTTCGTCGCCACCTACCTGGAGCCGCGCTGCTCCAGCATCGTGGAGGCGGTGGCCACGGCCGCCGGCGGGCTGGGCGTCTCGCCGCTGGAGGTGGCGCTGGCCTGGATCCGGGACCGGCCGGGGGTGACCGCCCCGATCCTCGGCGCGCGTACCGTCGGCCAGCTCCTCGGCGCGCTGCAGGTGGAGCGGATGACGCTGCCCGAGGAGATCGTCACCGCGCTGGACGACGTCGCCGCGGTCCCGGTCGGCTACCCGGAACGCGACGGCTGA
- a CDS encoding DUF5703 family protein, with the protein MDYEYAPLRLPPNVDRVTAAAQLAIQAEFSGWELARVRLFRDGTRQVMLRRRRINQPQPGLSY; encoded by the coding sequence ATGGACTACGAATACGCGCCGCTGCGGTTGCCGCCGAACGTCGACCGGGTGACCGCCGCGGCGCAGCTGGCGATCCAGGCGGAGTTCTCCGGATGGGAGTTGGCCCGGGTGCGGCTGTTCCGGGACGGTACGCGGCAGGTGATGCTGCGCCGTCGGCGGATCAACCAACCGCAGCCGGGCCTTTCGTACTGA